The proteins below are encoded in one region of Calditrichota bacterium:
- a CDS encoding GNAT family N-acetyltransferase, with amino-acid sequence MNQHKRTKTDFKIAEIRPEDSTFIESFIADSWGSTMSVSRGRIFDTVALPGFIYIKNKRVIGLVTYNIEKDNCEIVTLNSLQNNRGLATQLIMKVIEKAKENDCKRVWLITTNDNTYAIRFYQKRGFEWVGFYKDSMNESRNLKPEIPEFGVDRIPIKHEIEFELRF; translated from the coding sequence ATGAACCAACACAAAAGAACTAAAACAGATTTTAAAATAGCAGAAATAAGACCAGAAGACAGTACTTTTATTGAATCATTTATAGCCGATAGCTGGGGATCAACTATGAGTGTTTCAAGGGGAAGAATTTTCGATACTGTAGCTTTACCAGGATTTATTTATATAAAAAATAAAAGAGTAATTGGATTAGTTACTTATAATATTGAAAAGGATAATTGCGAAATTGTAACGCTTAACAGTCTTCAAAACAACCGAGGACTAGCAACCCAATTAATAATGAAAGTTATTGAAAAAGCAAAAGAAAATGATTGCAAAAGAGTTTGGTTGATAACTACAAATGACAATACTTATGCTATACGTTTTTATCAGAAAAGAGGATTTGAATGGGTTGGATTCTATAAGGATTCAATGAACGAATCCAGAAATCTTAAGCCAGAAATACCAGAGTTTGGTGTCGACAGGATTCCAATAAAACATGAAATTGAATTTGAATTAAGATTTTAA
- a CDS encoding DinB family protein: MEFQIEKGIEILHNTPNVVKALLSNLSEDWIKMNEGEHTWSPFQIVGHFIHTEKAHWISRVRIILAGDEEVSFKLFSGLNQFLNSEGKSISELMAEFTELRNENIRELKSYNINSNNLLFKATHPEFGKVTLKQVLSAWIAHDLNHTKQIARVMASQYKPEMGPWEKYIKIK, encoded by the coding sequence ATGGAATTTCAGATTGAAAAAGGGATTGAAATATTGCACAACACACCAAATGTAGTAAAAGCATTATTAAGTAACCTGTCTGAGGATTGGATAAAAATGAATGAAGGGGAACATACTTGGTCTCCGTTTCAAATTGTCGGACATTTTATTCATACGGAAAAAGCCCATTGGATATCCAGGGTAAGAATTATATTAGCTGGTGATGAAGAAGTTTCTTTCAAACTATTTAGTGGCTTAAATCAATTTTTAAACAGCGAAGGAAAATCTATTTCGGAGTTAATGGCCGAATTTACTGAATTAAGAAATGAAAATATCAGAGAATTGAAATCATATAATATTAATTCAAATAATTTATTATTTAAAGCCACCCATCCTGAATTTGGGAAGGTGACATTAAAACAAGTATTGTCTGCATGGATTGCTCATGATTTAAACCATACAAAACAAATCGCAAGAGTTATGGCAAGTCAATATAAACCAGAAATGGGGCCATGGGAGAAATATATAAAAATAAAATAG